A DNA window from Phyllostomus discolor isolate MPI-MPIP mPhyDis1 chromosome X, mPhyDis1.pri.v3, whole genome shotgun sequence contains the following coding sequences:
- the LOC114505615 gene encoding melanoma-associated antigen B2-like has protein sequence MPRGHKSKLRAREKRRQNRAEAQSLKSAEAATGEDAEAACSSSSVLAGAPSNATGAGPLQTPSSAPATTSATAGVSCKRSAGKAKGRVCKSKSSSQASPSPESFALDILTQKASHLVDYLLNQYQMKEPIRKTDMLKIVHKWYRKDFSEILKMASDHMDLVYGLELKEVKPNGNLYTLVQNEDATSDESVSRAWTFPIKGILMPVLSVIFLNGNRTSEKEIWEFLNMMGIYDGKSHFIFGDTRKLITQDLVQEEYLVYQQVPNSDPPCYEFLWGPRAHAETSKMKILEFVAKMNDRVPTSFPAYYAEALKDEEERARAALKASSPSKAGSDPRPASSHYPQPE, from the coding sequence ATGCCTCGTGGTCACAAGAGTAAGCTCCGCGCTCGGGAGAAACGTCGCCAAAACAGAGCTGAGGCACAAAGTCTTAAGAGTGCCGAGGCCGCTACAGGAGAAGATGCAGAGGCTGCTTGCTCCTCCTCTTCAGTTCTGGCAGGTGCTCCCTCAAATGCCACTGGTGCTGGTCCTCTCCAGACACCTTCGAGTGCCCCAGCCACCACCAGTGCCACTGCAGGTGTTTCATGCAAAAGATCTGCTGGAAAAGCCAAAGGCCGTGTTTGCAAGAGTAAAAGTTCCTCCCAGGCCTCACCTTCCCCGGAAAGCTTTGCCCTAGATATCCTGACCCAGAAGGCCAGTCACTTGGTAGACTATCTTCTGAATCAGTATCAAATGAAGGAGCCCATTAGAAAGACAGACATGCTGAAGATAGTCCACAAATGGTACAGGAAGGACTTTTCTGAGATTCTGAAGATGGCCTCAGACCACATGGATCTGGTGTATGGTCTAGAACTGAAAGAAGTCAAGCCCAATGGTAACTTGTACACCCTCGTGCAAAATGAAGATGCCACCAGTGATGAGAGTGTGAGCAGAGCCTGGACTTTTCCTATCAAAGGGATTCTGATGCCTGTCCTGAGTGTGATCTTCTTGAATGGCAACCGCACCTCTGAGAAGGAGATCTGGGAATTCCTGAATATGATGGGCATCTATGATGGAAAGTCTCACTTCATTTTTGGAGACACCAGGAAGCTTATCACCCAAGATTTGGTGCAGGAAGAATACCTGGTGTACCAGCAGGTGCCCAACAGCGATCCTCCATGCTATGAGTTCCTGTGGGGTCCGAGAGCGCATGCTGAGACCAGCAAGATGAAAATCCTGGAGTTCGTGGCCAAGATGAATGATAGagtccccacttccttcccagcCTATTATGCAGAAGCTTTGAAAGATGAGGAAGAGCGAGCCCGAGCTGCACTCAAGGCTAGCAGTCCTTCCAAGGCCGGCAGTGACCCCAGACCTGCATCCAGCCACTACCCGCAGCCTGAGTGA